A DNA window from Mycosarcoma maydis chromosome 12, whole genome shotgun sequence contains the following coding sequences:
- a CDS encoding uncharacterized protein (related to translation elongation factor HBS1 protein): MSRHRAVRNLDLDEELAEDDYYDEDPYDNLSPEDHDAMMEAYAQTLEVIGPTVSNGFTEREIKDVLWDAYFDVDSAVTQLVEEKSRREAKAEKDRQKQESGEMQMNDEDEPTIKAFKQLSLQRDRRAEIRAGRGMPQGKAQGLRGLATGGRAGMAKRNLAGLAPNFVQDSQSSSLPSSNAPPAPSKAVSKLSALAARSSAKRSADNVPLHAGTRERPLSPASTSSPSGHSPSATPAPVSASTASSGRTSKLAALAAARTGTGVSAANVIVPPALQTSGSSIGASDAPAKPLSKLQQRMLANKQQRQAATPEAKEAAATQAAEEEARSRPQTCFGSDLPISSLFPAPDHAQESKTPSAIGLVSVSAIAGSSKDAVDQLVAPLSLLRRVPGRSPFTLYVQGADEGSGLEIETVKKAFAGPSPDDIVMQAREAAKKAAAANASAPASGTSTPLHRKAAVSQAAKAAGGKPVGTTVSQLRNEIESLEIHGGSSSKAASSAGSAAPSAVSTPMGIAHERIIEEYRKREREGKAELSLVVVGHVDAGKSTLMGRMLLELGSLSQREYSTNERASQKIGKGSFAYAWALDSSEEERERGVTIDIAQDHFSTQHRTFTLLDAPGHRDFIPNMISGAAQADSALLVVDSIQGAFEAGFGPNGQTREHALLVRSLGVQQLVVVVNKLDAVGYSQERYDEIVGKVKPFLMSCGFDAAKLRFVPCGGSVGENLAVRERGGALSAWYSGPTLVELLDELEPPARQLDSPLRLPVTNVFKGQTAIASGVAVSGRVVSGIVQIGDRVRPVPGDESGIVRAIEVDTESVPWAVAGANATVYLSGIDQIQISVGAVLCSPSAPIALCSSFLAQILVFEPTYPLVAGTSIELFHHSANIAATLTELVSILDKTTGSVTKAKPRVLTKGCTAMVKVTVKAGGQAGQSSGIPLEDAKTNKEMARVLMRMNGETVAAGIVVEAQNC, encoded by the exons ATGTCACGACATCGCGCCGTTCGTAATCTagatctcgacgaggaaCTGGCTGAAGACGACTACTATGATGAGGATCCGTACGACAACCTTTCGCCAGAGGATCACGATGCTATGATGGAAGCATACGCTCAGACTCTCGAAGTGATCGGCCCTACCGTATCCAACGGCTTTACAGAACGTGAGATCAAGGACGTTCTCTGGGACGCCTACTTTGACGTCGACTCGGCAGTCAcacagctcgtcgaggaaAAGAGCCGAagagaagcaaaagcagaaaAAGATCGTCAGAAACAAG AAAGCGgcgagatgcagatgaatgacgaagacgagccGACAATAAAGGCTTTCAAGCAGTTGTCCTTGCAGAGAGACCGGCGTGCCGAGATCCGCGCTGGTCGAGGAATGCCCCAAGGCAAGGCGCAAGGCCTTCGTGGCCTAGCTACGGGCGGTCGTGCTGGCATGGCAAAACGGAATCTTGCAGGTCTGGCCCCCAACTTTGTCCAAGACTCTCAATCATCGTCGCTCCCATCGTCGAATGCCCCTCCCGCGCCCTCGAAGGCTGTGTCCAAGCTCTCGGCTTTAGCAGCTCGGTCGAGTGCGAAGCGTTCAGCAGACAATGTTCCTCTGCATGCTGGCACTCGAGAACGACCATTATCACCTGCTTCCACTTCGTCACCATCTGGCCATTCTCCAAGCGCTACGCCTGCGCCTGTCTCTGCTTCTACAGCTTCCTCCGGTCGCACAAGTAAGCTCGCTGCTTTAGCTGCGGCGCGGACTGGAACCGGTGTATCTGCAGCAAACGTTATTGTACCACCTGCTTTGCAGACAAGCGGCTCATCAATCGGAGCATCAGATGCGCCAGCTAAGCCTCTCTCCAAGCTGCAACAGCGCATGCTCGCTAACAAGCAACAGCGTCAGGCTGCGACGCCAGAAGCGaaggaagcagcagcgacgcagGCggcagaggaagaagctcgatctcgtccacAGACCTGTTTTGGATCCGACTTGCCCATCTCGTCCCTCTTCCCTGCCCCGGATCACGCTCAGGAATCGAAAACCCCGTCTGCGATTGGTTTAGTGTCCGTCAGCGCGATAGCTGGCTCGTCCAAGGATGCAGTTGATCAGCTGGTTGCCCCACTATCGCTTCTCAGGAGGGTACCCGGAAGATCGCCGTTCACTCTCTACGTTCAAGGCGCAGATGAGGGATCTGGGCTTgagatcgagacggtcAAGAAGGCATTTGCTGGCCCAAGTCCGGACGATATCGTGATGCAAGCACGAGAAG CCGCCAagaaagcagcagcagcaaatgCATCAGCTCCAGCATCTGGCACCTCGACACCACTGCATCGAAAAGCAGCGGTCAGTCAGGCTGCCAAAGCAGCAGGTGGAAAGCCAGTCGGAACAACGGTGAGCCAACTTCGAAACGAGATCGAATCGCTCGAGATTCATGGGGgctccagcagcaaggCTGCCTCATCTGCAGGATCAGCTGCACCAAGTGCGGTTTCGACGCCGATGGGGATTGCACACGAACGCATCATAGAAGAGTATCGCAAGCGCGAGCGGGAAGGCAAGGCCGAGCTCAGCTTGGTGGTAGTAG GCCACGTCGATGCGGGAAAGTCGACACTGATGGGTCGCATGCTGTTGGAGCTCGGCTCGCTGTCTCAACGCGAATACTCGACCAACGAGAGGGCATCTCAAAAGATCGGCAAAGGCAGCTTTGCATACGCCTGGGCGCTTGACTCTTCCGAAGAAGAACGCGAACGTGGCGTCACCATCGACATTGCGCAAGACCACTTTTCAACCCAACATCGCACTTTCACGCTCCTCGATGCTCCTGGACATCGCGACTTTATTCCCAACATGATCTCTGGTGCAGCGCAGGCGGATTCGGCGCTACTAGTGGTCGACTCGATCCAAGGCGCCTTTGAAGCTGGATTTGGGCCAAATGGTCAGACGCGGGAGCATGCGCTGTTGGTACGCAGCCTGGGCGTCCAACAGCTCGTGGTGGtcgtcaacaagctcgatgcggtTGGATACAGCCAAGAGCGATACGACGAAATTGTCGGCAAGGTCAAGCCGTTCTTGATGTCGTGCGGGTTCGATGCGGCTAAGTTGAGGTTTGTGCCTTGCGGTGGTTCCGTTGGCGAGAACCTGGCGGTGAGGGAGAGGGGAGGTGCATTGTCGGCTTGGTATAGCGGACCTACACTGGTCGAGCTTCTGGATGAACTTGAGCCGCCAGCACGGCAGCTGGATTCGCCGCTCCGATTACCGGTGACGAATGTGTTCAAGGGCCAGACGGCGATCGCGTCAGGCGTAGCTGTCTCTGGACGAGTGGTGTCTGGCATCGTACAGATTGGTGATCGTGTCCGGCCTGTACCAGGAGACGAGTCGGGCATTGTACGAGCGATCGAAGTCGACACCGAATCGGTACCTTGGGCGGTGGCAGGAGCCAATGCCACTGTGTACCTCTCCGGTATCGATCAGATTCAGATCTCGGTGGGAGCGGTGCTCTGCTCACCCTCGGCGCCCATCGCTCTTTGCAGCTCGTTCCTCGCTCAAATTCTCGTGTTCGAGCCCACGTACCCGCTCGTCGCCGGGACCAGCATCGAACTCTTTCACCACAGCGCCAACATCGCGGCTACGCTGACGGAACTCGTCTCAATACTTGATAAGACCACGGGTAGCGTCACAAAGGCCAAACCAAGAGTGCTGACAAAGGGGTGCACGGCCATGGTCAAGGTGACAGTCAAGGCGGGTGGTCAAGCAGGCCAGAGTAGTGGGATCCCGCTGGAAGATGCCAAGACCAACAAGGAGATGGCGAGGGTGTTGATGCGCATGAACGGTGAAACGGTCGCAGCGGGAATTGTGGTTGAAGCTCAGAATTGTTGA
- a CDS encoding Kinesin-1 motor protein yields the protein MSNNIKVVCRFRPPNAIEQREGSDIVVDFSDDGSLVKLTRGVSTSGPEAGGFVFDKVFPMNTMQRDVFEFGIKETVEDVLNGYNGTIFAYGQTGSGKTFTMMGSDIDNDNLKGIIPRITEQIFENIMASPPHLEYLVKVSYMEIYMEKIRDLLAPQNDNLQVHEEKNRGVYVKGLSDFYVGGQADVYEIMRQGGLARAVSSTNMNAESSRSHSIFLITIQQRNTETGSAKTGNLYLVDLAGSEKVGKTGASGQTLEEAKKINKSLSALGMVINALTDGKSSHIPYRDSKLTRILQESLGGNSRTTLIVNASPCVYNADETLSTLRFGVRAKSIKNKARVNAELSPSELKTLLKKAKADNERYQQYIANLEAELKVWRSGGKVPESEWADASKVVVGQGAPIAATPTLAATQSQSRPLTPAVENLRELASRPETPSAVSIDKDERDDFLRRENELSDQIAEKEVALKSAESALREATQELAFYREQEATLSKDNKSMTSEINEIKLQLERVTYEHKDATITLDILKEQNKDLSAELEELRKSLADTAKTVKDPSQEGKERKKAERMAQMMADFNQGIVSEKEEQIRETLSKLETAGSTGSGALSADDLSTLREQLLESQSLLREQSERVRQAHEENELLHQRRQELESRFATLEAEYEELLDKSIKAEEANHVNVDVTIQDLKAKLELQYASKRDAQTSEINDLKRQIEFKAKEIAILTSNNDNLKSTNEELKRAFAVTTAGVEGGRNLAESARELERVRKTMAAQLSEFDTMKKSLMRDLQNRCEKVVELEISLDESREQYNNVVRNSNSKAQQKKMAFLERNLEQLTNVQKQLVEQNSSLKKEVSIAERKLLARNERIQALEQHLMDSQDKLMLQNRKFEEQLQAVKERLHHANQMRASVAGSAAPGPLGGFGRIAKPLRGGGPTSGPQPGSVAARQAVFGGSVAGAGSSLGENSPKARSSWFFSSK from the coding sequence ATGTCCAACAACATCAAGGTCGTCTGTCGTTTTCGCCCTCccaacgccatcgagcagcggGAGGGTAGCGACATTGTCGTCGACTTTAGCGATGACGGCTCCCTGGTCAAGTTGACCCGTGGCGTTTCCACATCGGGTCCTGAAGCAGGCGGCTTCGTCTTCGACAAGGTCTTTCCCATGAACACCATGCAACGCGACGTCTTTGAGTTCGGCATCAAAGAAACGGTCGAGGACGTCCTCAATGGCTACAACGGAACCATCTTTGCCTATGGTCAAACCGGTTCCGGTAAGACATTCACCATGATGGGCTCCGATATTGACAACGACAACCTCAAAGGTATCATCCCGCGCATCACCGAACAGATCTTTGAAAACATCATGGCAAGTCCACCGCATCTCGAATATCTTGTCAAGGTGTCATATATGGAAATCTACATGGAAAAAATTCGCGACCTGCTCGCTCCTCAGAACGACAATCTGCAGGTCCATGAGGAAAAGAACAGAGGCGTCTACGTCAAGGGTCTCTCCGACTTTTACGTCGGTGGTCAGGCCGACGTCTACGAGATCATGCGTCAAGGTGGTCTCGCCCGTGCTGTTTCTTCTACCAACATGAACGCCGAATCTTCGCGATCGCACTCCATCTTcctcatcaccatccagcAGCGAAACACCGAGACCGGCAGCGCAAAAACTGGTAATTTGTATCTTGTCGACTTGGCAGGTTCCGAAAAGGTTGGCAAGACAGGCGCAAGTGGACAGACGCTTGAAGAAGCCAAAAAAATCAACAAGAGTCTGTCAGCGCTTGGAATGGTTATCAATGCACTCACCGACGGCAAGTCTTCCCACATCCCTTATCGTGATTCCAAACTCACCCGTATTCTCCAAGAATCGCTCGGAGGTAACTCGCGCACAACGCTCATCGTCAATGCCTCGCCATGCGTCTACAATGCCGATGAGACGCTGTCTACACTGCGCTTCGGTGTTCGAGCCAAGAgcatcaagaacaaggcgCGCGTCAACGCCGAGCTCTCCCCGTCCGAGCTCAAGACGTTGCTCAAAAAGGCCAAAGCCGACAACGAGCGATACCAGCAATACATTGCCAATCTTgaagccgagctcaaggtATGGCGTTCAGGTGGCAAGGTGCCCGAGTCCGAATGGGCCGACGCAAGCAAGGTTGTCGTCGGTCAAGGCGCACCCATCGCTGCCACTCCCACCTTGGCTGCCACTCAAAGTCAATCGCGTCCCCTCACACCAGCCGTCGAGAACCTTCGCGAGCTTGCCTCTCGGCCCGAGACGCCATCGGCCGTCTCCatcgacaaggacgagcgcGATGACTTCCTGCGCAGGGAGAACGAGCTCAGCGATCAGATCGCCGAAAAGGAGGTCGCACTCAAGTCGGCAGAGAGTGCACTGCGTGAGGCTACACAGGAGCTTGCTTTCTACcgcgagcaagaggcgaCGCTCTCCAAGGACAACAAGAGCATGACTTCCGAGATCAACGAGATCAAGCTTCAACTCGAGCGTGTCACTTACGAGCACAAAGATGCCACCATcacgctcgacatcctcaagGAGCAGAACAAGGACCTGTCTGCAGAACTTGAGGAGCTGCGCAAGTCGCTTGCCGACACTGCCAAGACCGTCAAGGACCCATCGCAGGAGGGTAAGGAGCGCAAGAAGGCCGAGCGCATGGCACAGATGATGGCCGACTTCAACCAGGGCATCGTCTCTGAGAAGGAAGAACAGATCCGCGAGACgctgagcaagctcgagactGCTGGTAGCACAGGCTCTGGCGCCCTCTCTGCTGACGATCTCTCAACACTacgcgagcagcttctcgagTCGCAGAGTCTGCTGCGAGAACAGAGCGAGCGCGTGCGCCAGGCGCATGAGGAGAACGAGCTACTGCATCAAAGGCGACAGGAGCTCGAAAGCCGATTTGCTACGCTCGAGGCTGAGTAcgaggagctgcttgaCAAGTCGATCAAAGCCGAGGAGGCCAACCATGTCAACGTCGACGTCACCATCCAGGATCTCAAGGCCAAGCTTGAGTTGCAGTATGCGTCCAAGCGAGATGCACAAACGAGCGAGATCAACGATCTGAAGCGCCAGATAGAGTTCAAAGCCAAGGAGATCGCGATTCTGACTTCGAACAACGACAACCTCAAGAGCACCAATGAAGAGCTCAAGCGCGCGTTTGCCGTCACCACTGCCGGCGTCGAGGGTGGACGTAACCTGGCCGAATCGGCGCGAGAATTGGAGCGTGTGCGCAAGACGATGGCAGCGCAGCTCTCGGAGTTCGACACGATGAAGAAGTCGTTGATGCGCGACCTCCAGAACCGATGCGAAAAGGTGGTTGAGCTCGAAATCTCGCTCGATGAGTCGCGCGAGCAGTACAACAATGTCGTGCGCAACAGCAACTCGAAGGCACAGCAGAAAAAGATGGCGTTTTTGGAGCGCAACTTGGAGCAGCTCACCAATGTGCAAAAGCAGCTGGTGGAGCAGAACAGTAGCCTCAAGAAGGAAGTCTCGATCGCAGAGAGGAAGCTGTTGGCGAGAAACGAACGCATTCAAGCGCTGGAACAGCACCTGATGGACAGCCAGGATAAGCTCATGCTGCAGAACCGCAAGTTTgaggagcagctgcaggccGTAAAGGAGCGTCTGCATCACGCCAACCAGATGCGCGCGTCGGTTGCCGGAAGTGCTGCGCCAGGGCCTCTGGGCGGCTTTGGCCGCATCGCCAAACCGTTGCGTGGAGGAGGACCAACGTCTGGGCCTCAGCCAGGCTCTGTTGCAGCGAGGCAAGCGGTGTTTGGCGGCAGTGTCGCCGGAGCCGGATCATCGCTAGGTGAAAATTCTCCCAAGGCACGATCCAGCTGGTTCTTTTCGTCCAAGTGA